One Methanobrevibacter millerae DNA window includes the following coding sequences:
- a CDS encoding Ig-like domain-containing protein, which translates to MSISAVSAEVNLTSENTDIYVSNNDNPLPDNATIVFSSIKDAVESASDNSTIIICDGTYGGVYNTGLTINKNLTICSYSNNTVIDGEGKYQFFNVKSSSSLVLKDLKFINGFSNLNSNQAGILENYGHLTIDNVDFSKMNAFMGVIFNNGELYVSDSKFSSCKASTLGQAIVNMGKCSIFDSIISKEADSKIDVSVYNGGILIVNSSNINSINSNYDYGDDTYTLSVEIYDSRIQTCEFENTTSVFENIYVSSNFVLKNSVAYINNVTTAIPRYSYTYSFSAFNSNVTVISSVFTNGINAPNTILNITYSVILGGITGTGMGSKIYAPYNWWGDNRGPNTEHVKPDAENWVVMLFEASQEPIEVATNATFTVSMNKISSNGRIYDLPNSELLPKRYVHMESESGYFFPSEGYVDGEFRTRLINNTEDSLVYANVDSQKSRLIIGNGSTDYALYVSDSLGNNAYGDGSYENPYKTLDFAISKALNGNTIYLLDGIYTYAYNSELSITKNLTIIGLGDVVLKRDDNRNIFSISKTGNLLIRNVNFTVLSDSYDNSLFIVNGGNLTIENSRFYDIDSTSVIDCESNSLIRIDNSSFKNSRGSVCDGYASVLINNSLFENIIAHYWNSIYHDYNYLFTASRYIEVYNSEFRKNTMGIINMHPIIQYSSGLLQLSMEEYSYNSYALFKNSTFEGNEFKDLVYPYVAFKMYESYGSFSGFVDSCTFIKNKGLKMDLNVIDSSVFTDNSQMLINALTVNSSIFERNSNLVQSGSAYSGNGIVNAPTVINSTFVSNSAAYGGALYNPKSVHYSVFINNTARYEGNDIFSYSGDVDYSGNWWGDNQKPDSSKVYLFLGTLKMDSWIIMTLESTNKTVKASLNTLTDESGKLTPLNYIINQRMAYFSTEEGTITPNSTRLHDNEATAVMSYDGPGNFKIYAKIDNQLLDIFVKNNSTRILMDDASFYGKYNMYDITLVNINGQKISNQTLTAEIIDENGKKEIISLLTDENGLAYINFHYPVGNYTINAFYEGNGYFEKSNATAKVSVLMADTILTSYNHTYYGKNNVFYAFLTDGNKKALENRTISFKIINSKGQSKVFNSTTDGYGRAEIHLTLDEGRYTIESSFESDGWYSGSNSTAYIHIYSVNSTIYVPNVTLYGIGNLYNITLKNQYGSLISGENVYVVISQGDLSDEFVLTTNENGVAQLAINYLPGSYNVTAEYRGDYIYGPSSGRGVINVEKVLTRVSGFYHVEIPLNGVYAVVLTDMYGRYLSNETITLNMYKGSLIRTYEAKTTGTGEAIFRIDLNEGKYLATFDYGGSIWYEASTGAATIIVNNQTVFQDVELNASDLIQYFGEDKYFVISFKDPNAFSQYGKTIDVTISSDTISQSYKLLTDAFGQARMQIRLNPGIYNISYSYSNSYYNIYGESSNMIYVYKMPSTIRASDVILKKGEDKALEISLRDVNNNPIRNMQVNVELAGKKYTLTTNDEGIARLLIDLDLGEYGAEFSFANENYLSSSGSARILVTDSDKTSTYLKGSDINAKENEPLNYSLTLSDELANPISGFNVNLNIFDTDGNFMANYSNDTDFNGIAQFNFALPYGNYLLSAVFSGSSRYLESSTLNYLNVYVGDNLTKTILSGKLGYKNSYNIILIDEHAEKLQNRELKVSVNNNTFYLLTDDNGEASFDLGFEAGHYDISVNFNGDETHLKSSFSDHIVLSGNSSYLFADDLVKYYRNGTQFYVQLLDSVGMVLMGKDILFSVNGTNLTNITDENGWATLVIDYLPGEYDVTCSYENTSAKAKITVLSTIIASDLIKEFKNATGFDARVIDGSGAAIVDTNVTMLFDGKFYVRSTDSEGFVHLDIDSNPGNYTITVQNPYDGLKNAYNIIVLPSAKLISTEIIGNLTSEGYVLMLIDANNKSLANARLSIKINNNDYSVITDNHGQILIEITKNGIYNIKAYFAGDGLYEASSFEYALIVSANRTQLIASDVIKYYKNGTQFYAQLLDESGSPMANENITLAINGMNYTRQTNASGWIRFNINLNPGVYDLYCAYWGSNPDEDAFALANITVLSTIMAENLVKYYKNASQFYVKVLDGEGNPLINTNVTMNINGVFYTRLTNGEGVARLNINLNPGEYILSVTNPNDGLMRSFNVTVLSTIISEDLVKYYRNASQFCVKILDCEGNPLVNSNVTMNINGVFYTRTTDEWGIARLNINLNPGEYTITTTDESGLSVSNKITVLSTLIAKDLHMKYLDGSKFEVNVLNGKGNPYPNQEVTFNINGVFYTRTSDENGIARLNINLMPGKYIISSTYDTLTISNYVVVYQ; encoded by the coding sequence ATGTCAATTTCGGCTGTAAGCGCTGAAGTTAATCTCACATCCGAAAACACAGACATTTACGTATCTAATAACGACAATCCTCTGCCGGATAACGCCACCATAGTCTTTTCAAGCATCAAAGATGCTGTTGAAAGCGCAAGCGACAATTCAACAATCATTATCTGTGACGGCACTTACGGGGGTGTTTACAACACCGGGCTGACGATTAACAAGAACCTGACAATCTGCTCATATTCAAACAATACGGTAATTGACGGCGAGGGCAAATACCAGTTTTTCAACGTCAAGTCATCCTCCTCATTGGTTTTAAAGGATTTGAAATTCATTAACGGTTTTTCCAATTTGAATTCAAATCAGGCAGGAATTCTTGAAAATTATGGTCATCTGACAATTGACAATGTTGATTTTTCTAAAATGAATGCATTTATGGGAGTCATTTTCAATAATGGAGAATTATATGTTTCAGACTCCAAATTTTCCTCATGCAAGGCATCAACCCTGGGTCAGGCAATTGTCAATATGGGAAAGTGTTCCATTTTTGATTCAATTATATCAAAGGAAGCTGACAGTAAAATAGATGTTTCCGTTTACAATGGTGGAATCCTTATAGTTAACTCTTCAAATATTAATTCAATCAATTCCAATTATGATTATGGTGACGATACATATACGTTGTCCGTTGAAATTTATGATTCTCGTATTCAAACTTGTGAATTTGAAAACACAACATCAGTTTTTGAAAACATTTATGTTTCAAGCAATTTCGTTTTAAAAAATTCTGTGGCTTACATTAACAATGTAACGACAGCGATTCCTCGATATTCATATACCTATTCATTTTCAGCTTTCAATTCAAACGTCACGGTAATATCTTCAGTTTTTACCAACGGCATTAATGCTCCAAATACTATTCTAAACATTACCTACTCAGTGATTCTTGGAGGAATCACCGGAACCGGAATGGGAAGCAAAATCTATGCTCCTTACAACTGGTGGGGAGACAACAGGGGACCGAACACTGAACATGTCAAGCCTGATGCTGAAAATTGGGTTGTAATGCTATTTGAAGCTTCCCAGGAACCGATTGAAGTCGCTACGAATGCAACATTCACGGTTTCAATGAATAAAATCTCTTCAAACGGGCGCATTTACGACCTGCCGAATTCGGAACTGCTTCCTAAAAGATACGTTCATATGGAATCGGAAAGTGGATACTTCTTCCCGAGTGAAGGCTACGTTGACGGTGAGTTCAGGACTAGATTAATTAACAACACCGAAGATTCGCTTGTTTATGCAAACGTCGATTCACAGAAATCCAGACTCATAATCGGAAACGGTTCAACAGATTACGCATTATACGTTTCAGATAGTCTTGGAAACAACGCCTATGGGGACGGAAGTTATGAAAACCCGTACAAGACTCTTGACTTTGCAATTTCAAAAGCGTTGAACGGCAATACGATATACCTTCTTGACGGCATCTACACATACGCTTACAACTCCGAACTGAGCATTACAAAGAATCTTACAATCATAGGCTTGGGTGATGTCGTTTTAAAAAGGGATGACAACAGAAACATCTTTTCCATTAGTAAAACCGGAAATCTCCTAATCAGAAACGTTAATTTCACAGTCTTATCAGATTCCTATGACAATTCACTATTCATAGTTAACGGAGGCAATTTAACTATTGAAAACTCCCGATTTTATGACATTGACTCAACGTCAGTCATTGACTGCGAATCCAATTCATTAATCAGAATCGACAACTCAAGCTTTAAAAATAGCAGGGGTTCAGTCTGCGACGGTTACGCATCAGTGTTAATTAACAATTCACTTTTCGAAAACATAATCGCTCATTACTGGAACTCCATTTATCACGATTACAATTATCTCTTTACCGCATCACGATATATTGAAGTGTACAACTCAGAATTTAGAAAAAACACCATGGGCATCATTAACATGCATCCGATTATCCAGTATTCATCAGGCCTTCTCCAGCTCAGCATGGAGGAGTATTCCTACAACAGCTATGCTCTGTTTAAAAATTCCACTTTTGAAGGCAACGAATTCAAGGATCTTGTTTACCCTTATGTCGCATTCAAGATGTATGAATCCTACGGAAGCTTTTCCGGATTCGTTGACAGCTGCACATTCATTAAAAACAAAGGCCTTAAAATGGATTTAAACGTTATCGACTCATCAGTATTCACGGACAATTCCCAGATGCTTATAAATGCCCTTACGGTTAACAGTTCAATTTTTGAAAGGAATTCCAATCTTGTCCAGTCAGGTTCCGCCTATTCGGGAAACGGAATTGTCAACGCTCCAACGGTCATTAATTCAACATTCGTTTCAAACAGCGCAGCCTACGGCGGTGCTTTGTACAATCCTAAAAGCGTTCATTACTCAGTATTCATTAACAACACGGCCAGATATGAGGGAAATGACATTTTCTCATATTCCGGTGACGTCGACTATTCCGGGAACTGGTGGGGCGACAACCAAAAGCCGGATTCATCCAAGGTCTATCTCTTTTTGGGAACTTTGAAAATGGACAGCTGGATAATAATGACTCTTGAAAGCACAAATAAAACGGTTAAAGCCAGCTTAAACACATTAACCGATGAAAGCGGCAAATTAACTCCTCTAAATTATATAATCAATCAGAGGATGGCATATTTCTCAACAGAGGAAGGCACAATCACTCCAAACTCAACAAGGCTTCACGATAACGAGGCAACGGCAGTTATGTCATATGATGGTCCGGGAAACTTTAAAATCTATGCAAAAATCGACAATCAGCTATTGGACATATTTGTAAAAAACAATTCCACAAGGATATTGATGGATGACGCCTCATTCTACGGCAAATACAACATGTACGATATCACTTTAGTCAACATTAATGGCCAGAAGATTTCAAACCAGACATTAACTGCTGAAATAATCGATGAAAACGGCAAAAAGGAAATCATTTCACTTTTAACTGATGAAAATGGTTTGGCCTACATTAATTTCCATTATCCGGTCGGAAACTATACCATTAACGCATTCTATGAAGGAAACGGATATTTTGAAAAGTCAAACGCCACCGCAAAAGTCAGTGTATTAATGGCCGATACCATATTGACATCATATAATCACACTTATTACGGCAAAAACAACGTATTCTATGCATTCTTAACCGACGGAAATAAAAAAGCCCTTGAAAACAGGACAATTTCATTTAAAATCATCAATTCAAAAGGCCAGTCAAAAGTCTTCAACTCCACAACCGACGGTTACGGCCGTGCGGAAATCCACTTAACCCTGGATGAGGGAAGATACACCATCGAATCAAGCTTTGAATCCGACGGATGGTATTCCGGATCCAATTCAACAGCATATATTCATATATACTCTGTCAATTCAACGATTTACGTACCGAACGTCACATTATACGGTATCGGAAACCTCTACAACATCACTTTGAAAAACCAGTACGGCAGTTTAATAAGCGGTGAAAACGTCTATGTGGTAATATCACAGGGTGATTTATCCGATGAATTCGTACTGACCACTAACGAGAACGGAGTGGCCCAGCTGGCTATCAATTACCTTCCGGGAAGCTATAACGTCACTGCAGAATACAGGGGAGATTACATTTACGGCCCTTCAAGTGGCAGAGGCGTCATTAATGTCGAGAAGGTACTGACAAGAGTTTCAGGATTCTATCACGTTGAAATACCATTGAACGGAGTTTACGCAGTTGTATTAACCGATATGTATGGACGTTACCTTTCAAACGAAACGATAACCCTTAACATGTATAAGGGCTCATTAATCAGGACTTATGAGGCTAAAACGACCGGTACTGGTGAAGCCATATTCAGAATAGACCTTAATGAAGGCAAATACCTCGCCACTTTTGATTATGGCGGAAGCATCTGGTATGAAGCGTCAACAGGCGCCGCAACGATTATCGTAAACAATCAGACTGTTTTTCAGGACGTCGAATTAAACGCAAGCGACCTGATACAGTATTTCGGCGAGGACAAGTACTTCGTCATTTCATTCAAGGATCCGAACGCTTTCAGCCAATACGGAAAGACAATTGACGTCACGATATCTTCAGATACCATATCACAGTCATATAAGCTGCTGACGGATGCATTCGGCCAGGCAAGAATGCAAATCAGGCTGAATCCTGGAATATACAACATCAGCTATTCATATTCAAACAGCTATTACAACATCTACGGAGAGTCCTCCAATATGATTTATGTCTACAAGATGCCTTCAACAATCAGGGCTTCAGACGTTATCCTCAAGAAAGGCGAAGACAAGGCCTTGGAAATATCATTAAGGGATGTCAACAACAATCCTATCAGAAACATGCAGGTAAACGTTGAATTGGCAGGAAAGAAATACACTCTCACAACCAACGATGAGGGCATTGCGCGACTGTTAATCGATTTGGATTTGGGAGAATATGGTGCCGAATTCTCCTTTGCCAATGAAAACTATTTATCCTCATCCGGAAGCGCAAGGATACTCGTTACCGATTCCGATAAGACTTCAACCTATCTGAAAGGAAGCGACATTAATGCCAAAGAAAATGAGCCGCTAAACTATTCTCTCACTTTATCCGATGAGCTGGCAAACCCAATCAGCGGCTTTAATGTTAATTTAAACATTTTTGACACTGACGGCAATTTCATGGCCAATTATTCAAACGATACTGATTTTAACGGTATCGCCCAATTCAATTTTGCTTTGCCTTATGGAAATTACCTTTTATCCGCTGTTTTCTCAGGTTCAAGCAGATATCTTGAAAGCAGCACGCTCAATTATCTCAATGTATATGTGGGCGATAATCTGACTAAAACGATTCTTTCAGGTAAACTGGGCTATAAAAACTCATACAATATCATTCTAATCGATGAACATGCAGAAAAGCTTCAAAACCGTGAACTTAAAGTAAGCGTTAATAACAATACATTCTATTTATTGACCGATGACAACGGTGAAGCCTCCTTTGATTTGGGATTTGAAGCAGGACATTATGACATTTCCGTTAACTTTAATGGAGATGAAACCCATCTTAAATCATCTTTCAGCGACCATATAGTACTATCAGGCAATTCAAGCTATCTTTTTGCAGATGATTTAGTCAAGTATTACAGAAACGGAACCCAGTTCTACGTTCAGCTTCTGGATTCTGTTGGAATGGTGTTAATGGGAAAAGACATTCTCTTCAGCGTTAACGGAACTAATTTAACCAACATAACCGATGAAAACGGATGGGCTACGTTAGTCATCGATTATCTTCCAGGAGAATATGACGTTACCTGTTCATATGAAAACACCTCCGCAAAGGCTAAAATAACCGTATTGTCAACGATTATTGCAAGTGATTTGATTAAAGAGTTCAAAAACGCAACGGGTTTTGATGCAAGGGTCATTGACGGTAGCGGAGCTGCAATAGTAGATACCAACGTTACAATGCTTTTTGACGGAAAATTCTACGTTCGTTCAACTGACTCTGAAGGTTTTGTTCATCTGGATATTGATTCAAATCCGGGAAACTACACGATTACCGTTCAAAATCCTTACGATGGCCTTAAGAACGCCTATAATATTATCGTGCTTCCTTCAGCCAAATTAATAAGCACTGAGATAATCGGAAATCTTACATCTGAAGGCTATGTATTGATGTTAATTGATGCAAATAACAAGTCATTGGCCAATGCAAGGCTCTCAATTAAAATTAACAACAACGATTATTCAGTAATAACTGACAATCACGGCCAGATATTAATTGAAATCACAAAAAACGGAATCTATAACATCAAGGCCTATTTTGCCGGAGACGGATTATACGAAGCTTCCTCATTTGAATATGCATTAATCGTTTCAGCAAACAGGACGCAATTGATTGCATCTGACGTAATCAAGTACTATAAGAATGGAACCCAGTTCTACGCACAGCTATTGGACGAATCAGGTTCTCCAATGGCAAATGAAAATATTACCTTGGCCATTAACGGAATGAACTATACTCGCCAGACCAACGCTTCAGGATGGATCAGATTTAATATCAACCTGAATCCTGGTGTTTACGATTTATACTGCGCCTATTGGGGTTCAAATCCTGATGAGGACGCATTCGCTTTAGCAAATATTACAGTTTTATCAACGATAATGGCTGAAAACCTTGTCAAGTACTATAAGAACGCTTCACAGTTCTACGTTAAAGTCCTTGACGGTGAAGGTAATCCGTTAATTAACACAAACGTCACCATGAACATCAATGGCGTTTTCTACACGAGACTTACCAACGGTGAGGGCGTTGCAAGGTTAAACATAAATCTAAACCCTGGCGAATACATTCTATCCGTGACAAATCCCAACGACGGCTTGATGAGGTCATTTAATGTCACCGTTCTCTCAACAATAATCTCAGAGGATTTGGTAAAGTACTATAGGAACGCTTCACAGTTCTGCGTTAAAATCCTTGACTGTGAAGGAAATCCGTTAGTTAACTCAAATGTCACCATGAACATCAACGGCGTTTTCTACACAAGAACCACCGATGAATGGGGAATTGCACGCTTAAACATCAATTTAAATCCTGGTGAATACACGATAACGACAACGGACGAATCCGGCCTTTCGGTTTCAAACAAAATTACTGTCCTTTCAACCTTAATCGCAAAGGATCTTCACATGAAATACCTGGACGGCTCCAAATTCGAAGTCAATGTCCTCAACGGAAAGGGAAATCCATATCCTAACCAGGAAGTCACTTTCAACATCAACGGTGTATTCTACACCAGAACAAGTGATGAAAACGGCATCGCAAGGCTGAACATTAATCTGATGCCGGGCAAATACATAATATCCTCCACTTATGATACCTTGACAATCTCTAATTATGTTGTGGTCTATCAATGA